GCAGGGTGTCGCGGGCGTTGCCGAATTCGAGGAAGAGGGCGACGACGATCAAAAGCAGCGACAGGAGACTGAGCAGCCCGATGATCCTCGACGCCGATTCGGCGCTCTGGAACCGGCCGCCGTACTGGATGAAGTATCCCTCGGGCAGGTCGATCGCGGCGGCGATGCCCGTCTTGATCTCGTCGACGACGCCTCCCACGTCGCGGCCCCCCGCGTTCGCCTGGACGACGATCTTCCGCTGCACGTTCTCGCGACTCACGTAGTTCGGCCCCCGATCGACGCGGATGTCGGCGACCATGTCGAGCGGCACCACGGCGCCCGACGGCGTGTCGACGAGGCTCGAGCGGATCGCCTCGAGATCGTCGCGGAAGGCCTCGTCGTAGCGGACGACGAGGGCGTGCCGGTTCTGCCCGTCGTAGACCTCCGACACCTTCGCCCCGAGAAAGGCGACGTCGATGATCCGGTCGATGTCCCTCATCGTCAGGCCGTAGACGGCCATCATGCGGCGGTTTGGCCTGATGCGCACCTGCGGGATCTCGACCTGCTGGTCCACCGACAGGTCGGTCACGCCGTCGATTCCGCCCATCACCTTCTCCACGGCCGAGGAGATCGACCGCAGCGCGGAGAGGTCGGGCCCGAAGATCTTCACGGCGATGTTCGCGCGCGTGCCGGAGAGCATGTGGTCGATGCGGTGGCCGATCGGCTGGCCGATGATGAAGACCGTGCCCGGAAGCAAGGTCAGGCGATCCCGGATCTCCTCGAAGAGCGCGTTTTTCTCCGAGGTCTCGTCGTAGACGACCTCCAGTTCGTGCGCGTGGGAGCCGAGCGAATGTTCGTCGTGCTCGGTGCGCCCCGTTCTCCGCGCGACCGACCGGATGGAGGGGAGATCGAGGAGGAGGCGTTCGGCCATCGCGCCGATGCGACCGGACTCCTCGAGAGAGGTGCCGGGCAGCGTGGCGACGCTGATGTTGAGCGTCCCCTCGCTGAATTCGGGAAGAAAGGAGCGGCCGAGCATCGAGAACATCACGACGGTCAGTATCACGAGCAGGGAGGCGACCGTCATGATCGGTCCCCCGTGGCGGGTGCTCCACCCGAGGACGGGTCGGTAAACCGCCTCGAGCGCGCGAACGACGGGGCTCTCCTTCGCCTCGCGCCGTTTGCCGTTCTTCAAAAGGATCGCGCTCATCGCGGGGGAGACGGTGACCGCCACGAGGAGGGAGGCGAAGACGGAGACGACGTAGGCGATGCCGAGGGGCTTGAGCATCCGGCCCTCGACGCCGTCGAGGAAGAAGAGGGGAATGAAGACGACGATGATGATGAAGGTGGCGTTGACGATCGGCGCCCTGATCTCCGCGGACGCCGCCGTGATCACCTCGCAGAAAAGCCGGCGCTCGCCCGGTTCGCGGCCGGCGTTCTGCCTGACCCGGCGGAAGACGTTCTCGACGTAGATGATGGCGTCGTCGACGAGCACGCCGATGGCGATCGCCATGCCGCCGAGCGTCATCGTATTGATCGACTGGCCCAGCATCTTCAGAATCAGCACGGCGATGACGAGGGAGAGGGGGATCGCGACGGCCGAGATCACCGTGGTCCGGGCGTTGGCGAGGAAGACCAGGAGCACGATCACCACGAGGACCGCGCCGTCGCGCAGGGCGCGCATGACGTTGTTCACCGCGCGCTGGATGAAATCCGACTGCCGGAAGATCTCCGCGTGCAGGCGGACGTCCTCCGGGAGGGCGGCGCCGATCTCGCCGAGGGCGGCGTCGATGCGCCCGGTCAATTCGAGTGTGTTCGCGTCGGGTTGCTTGCCGATCACGAAAAGGACGCCCTCCTTGCGGTTGAT
The nucleotide sequence above comes from Candidatus Krumholzibacteriota bacterium. Encoded proteins:
- a CDS encoding efflux RND transporter permease subunit, with protein sequence MLDHLMQLSLDNRAVVLLAAAVLLAVGVLVALDMPIDVFPDLTAPTVTVLTEAHGMAPEEVEMLVTFPIETAVNGSSGVRRVRSTSMQGFSTVHVEFDWGTDIYKARQIVNEKIQTALASLPEEAGQPILAPVSSIMGEIMAVGLTADTTSLMDLRTLADYTIRTRLLAVPGVSSVKVYGGEVKQYQVLVDPGRLRTHGIGLGDLLDAAGGANLNASGGFFVHSGREYMIRGLGRIRDAGELGETVVSVREHAPILLRDLARIETGAATRLGEASINRKEGVLFVIGKQPDANTLELTGRIDAALGEIGAALPEDVRLHAEIFRQSDFIQRAVNNVMRALRDGAVLVVIVLLVFLANARTTVISAVAIPLSLVIAVLILKMLGQSINTMTLGGMAIAIGVLVDDAIIYVENVFRRVRQNAGREPGERRLFCEVITAASAEIRAPIVNATFIIIVVFIPLFFLDGVEGRMLKPLGIAYVVSVFASLLVAVTVSPAMSAILLKNGKRREAKESPVVRALEAVYRPVLGWSTRHGGPIMTVASLLVILTVVMFSMLGRSFLPEFSEGTLNISVATLPGTSLEESGRIGAMAERLLLDLPSIRSVARRTGRTEHDEHSLGSHAHELEVVYDETSEKNALFEEIRDRLTLLPGTVFIIGQPIGHRIDHMLSGTRANIAVKIFGPDLSALRSISSAVEKVMGGIDGVTDLSVDQQVEIPQVRIRPNRRMMAVYGLTMRDIDRIIDVAFLGAKVSEVYDGQNRHALVVRYDEAFRDDLEAIRSSLVDTPSGAVVPLDMVADIRVDRGPNYVSRENVQRKIVVQANAGGRDVGGVVDEIKTGIAAAIDLPEGYFIQYGGRFQSAESASRIIGLLSLLSLLLIVVALFLEFGNARDTLLVLVNLPLALIGGVLAVYLTGGVLTIAALVGFITLFGISVRNGIMMVSHYNHLMAVEGLSRRDAVMRGSIERLSPILMTALTTGLALLPMALAAGEPGNEIQAPMSIVILGGLVTATFLNMIVIPVLFYRYGTGGSAACAAS